From one Neofelis nebulosa isolate mNeoNeb1 chromosome 4, mNeoNeb1.pri, whole genome shotgun sequence genomic stretch:
- the LOC131508865 gene encoding olfactory receptor 9A1-like — MLKNYSSATEFYLLGFHGSKELHDILFATFFFLYSVTVMGNMVIIVIVCVDKHLQSPMYFFLGHLSVLEILITSVAVPLMLWGLLLPGMQAMSLTACSAQLYLYLSLGTSELVLIGAMAVDRYVAVCNPLRYNIIMDSHTCIWVVIVSWVFGFLFQIWPVYATFQLTFCKSNVIDHFLCDRGQLLKLSCDDSLFTEFILFLMAIFIIVGSLIPTIISYTYIISTILKIPSASGRRKAFSTCASHFTFVVIGYGTCLFLYVKPKQTQAAEYNRVASLMVLVVTPFLNPFIFTLRNDKFIEAFRDVMKRCYQLLKD, encoded by the coding sequence ATGTTGAAGAATTATTCTAGCGCCACTGAATTTTATCTACTTGGCTTCCATGGCTCCAAAGAACTACACGATATTCTTTTtgccactttcttctttctctactcAGTGACAGTCATGGGGAACATGGTCATCATTGTGATTGTCTGTGTTGATAAACATCTGCAGTCgcccatgtatttcttccttggCCACCTCTCAGTCCTAGAGATCCTGATCACATCGGTTGCTGTCCCCTTAATGCTCTGGGGGCTGCTGCTTCCAGGGATGCAGGCAATGTCTTTGACAGCCTGTAGTGCACAATTATATTTGTACCTTTCTTTGGGTACGTCAGAGTTAGTATTAATTGGAGCAATGGCTGTGGACCGTTACGTGGCTGTCTGTAACCCTTTGAGGTACAACATCATTATGGACAGCCACACCTGCATCTGGGTGGTCATTGTGTCATGGGTGTTTGGGTTCCTATTTCAAATCTGGCCAGTCTATGCCACATTTCAGCTTACCTTCTGCAAATCAAATGTGATAGACCATTTTTTATGTGACCGAGGGCAACTGCTCAAACTATCCTGTGATGATAGCCTTTTCACAgagtttatcctttttttaatggctatattCATTATTGTTGGTTCTTTGATCCCTACAATCATCTCCTACACCTACATCATCTCTACCATCCTCAAGATCCCCTCAGCCTCGGGCCGGAGGAAAGCTTTCTCTACGTGTGCCTCTCACTTCACCTTTGTTGTGATTGGCTATGGTACCTGCTTGTTCCTCTATGTGAAACCCAAGCAAACGCAGGCAGCTGAGTACAACAGGGTAGCGTCACTGATGGTTTTAGTGGTGACCCCTTTCCTGAACCCATTCATCTTCACCCTCCGGAATGACAAATTCATAGAGGCCTTTCGAGATGTCATGAAACGCTGCTATCAACTCCTCAAGGATTAG